In Rubrobacter aplysinae, the genomic stretch TCCCTGATCTCCGTGGTCCCAGTAGTCCCCGTGGAGCTCGTATCCTCGGAGTCGGGGCTTCCCTCGTCCCCGAGAAGCTCCAGGAGCCTGTCGAGGAGGCCCTTTTCACCCGGACCGTCCTCTGCGCCGTCCGCATCTCCGCCCCCCGAGCCCCGATGGAACATCACGAACAGGCCCGGCAGGCCGAGCGCCACGACGTCCATGAACGGCACGTCGAAGACGAGCCCGAGCACGATGGCGGCGACCTCCGCCACCGCCAGGACCCCGTAGAGCGCCTTCTTGCCCGAGCCGGACACGAGATCCCGCAGCCTCGTAACCGCCCCGCGCCGGTTCAGACGCTCGAACCTGCGATAGACCTCTTCCGGTCCCTCGGCCTCTGGAGCGGTGCGTGAATCTGCACGTGAATCCCGCGGGTCCGGTGCTCCAGAGCTACTCCTGCGAACCAAGGCGTCACCTCCGGGGTGCGGATCTCTCGGCCCCATTATCCCATCTACGTCACACCGGCGTACGCCGGCGTAGAGCTATAAGTCTATCTGGTGGAGCGGGTACCCTCCGAACGTCCCCTAGTTCCTCTCGCGCCGGTTTGCGGGCGGCCATGACTCCGGCGGCGGTTGATCAGCAACGGCGCGAGGCGTGGCCTGCGGCGGGCGATCCCGGCGTCGAGCGAGGAGTCTTTCGCGGAGGGGCTCAGGAGCACGGCGGCCGAGATCAGGGCCACGAACAGATTTATCGTGAGGATCTCCGGTGCGGTGAGGCCGGATCCCAGCTCCGGACCGCCCTGGGCCAGAAATAGCGCCGCGCTGTACGCCACGCTCACCAGCGCCGCCGGGTTCACCAGAAGCCCGGAGACGAAGGCGAGCCCCAGAAAAAGCTCCCCGAACCTGACTAGCTGGGCGACGGCCTCCGCGTGCGGCAGAATACTCTGCCGCACGAAAGACCCGAGAAAGGGCGGCGCCCCTTCCACGAAACCGCCCGACAGCAGAACCTGCTCGAACTGCAGGGGGAAGGCGGGGTTCAGTATCTTCTCGAGCGCGCCATTGAGCCACACCGCGCCGACCAGTATCCGTATCCACGCCATGCCGCTCATAGTCCGGGCCCCCGGTAGGCGTCCGCTTCCCGGGACGCACGATACAGCATACGCCCGCCGCCGGATATCCCGAGCAGCCCGGAGTACGCCACCTCGGACGCCCACTACCCTGCGGAGACCGCTACAGAGCCGGAGTGGGAGCCGTTGATCGTCGGCCGTCCTGGGGGCGGTTCGCCGGATGTCCGGGTTTATTGCAGGCAACCGTGTCGCGGCCCGTTACGTATTACACCTTGTGGATTCTTAGACAGTTCTTGGACAGAAGGGAATGCTTTGACCGAAGAGAGCATATCGCGTGGCAGGTTCATGAGGCTCGGCGGCGCGCTCGGCGTCGGCGTGGCCAGTGCCTCGCTGCTCGCCTCCTGTGGCGGAGAGAGCGGTAACTCCAGTGGCGGCGGCTCCGGCGGTGGATCCAGCTCCGGCAGCGGCGGGTCTGGCGGAGGAGGGGCCGGGGCCATAGCCCAGGTCTCGGACGTGCAGGCCGGCAGCGCGGTCCAGTTCCAGAACGACGGCGACCCCGCCGTGCTCGTGCACCTGCAGAACGGGGATTTCGCCGCCTACTCGGCGGTCTGTACCCACCAGGGCTGTACCGTGGCCTACGCGCCGGAGGAGGGCACGCTCGACTGCCCCTGTCACGGCTCCATATTCGACCCGGCAAATGGCGGAGAGGCCGTAAAGGGCCCCGCCCAGCAGCCGCTGTCCGACATACCGGTCAACGTGCGGGATGGTCAGGTGGTGCGGGCGTAGCCGCGAGGCGCAAGGCGTAAGCGGCGTCCTGGACTTCGCGAGATTCGTGAGATAGCCGAAGCCCGGATGCTCAAGTAAAATAGCGGGATGGATTCCGGGTTCTCAAGCTCCGAGGGCGGCTCGAACGCGCAGCGGGCCGACGAAAGTGCCGGCGAAAGGATCGGCGTCGGCGCGGCGGCGGCCATACTCCGCTGCCCGGCCGACGTGGTCCGGCGGTACATCTCCGAAGGCCGGCTAGAGGCCGACACCTCCGGCGGTGAGAGCGCCTCGGACTTCCTGAGCCTCGAAGAAGTGGAGGGGCTCGCCCGGGAGCTCGGGGTGGCGGTCGAGGATGAGGTGTTCGAAGGCGAGGTGATGGGCGAGGAAGGCGCGGGTTCCTCGCGGCTGCCGGCCGTGCCGTTCGAGCGTTACGAGCGCCTCCTGCAACAGGGCCAGGACTACAAGACCCGCCTCGAGGAACGCTCGCGCCAGACGGAGGAGATCCGTCAGGAGCGGGACGCCGCCCGCGTGGAGATGGACCGGCTGTGGACCGAGATAGAGCGCCTGAACCTCGTGGATTACCAGCGAGAGTTACAGGAGAAGACCATCTCCACCCTCGAAGAGGAGAAGGCAAAGGCAGAGGAAGACCGGGACCGGCTCAGAGGAGAGCGGGAGAAGCTGATCGAGGAGAAGTCCGAGATCGCCGAGGAGCGCACCCGTCTGGAGGCGGAGCTGAAGGTCATAAAGAGTCGTGGTGGGTTCTTCTCCCGGCTCTTCGGCGGCGACTAACGGTGACTAACGGCCATTAAGGCTAACGCCGGAGGCGGCTTACTCGGACCCCGGCAACCATTCACCCCCGTCCTGCGTAACGGGCTATAACGGGCTAGCATCGGGGCGTTTGGAAGCTAGAACAGAGGCAAGTGAAACAGAGAGACGAAGAGAGACGAAGAGAGACGGAGTAGTCCAGGCCTTTGAACGTTCAACTCAGGCGGGTTTTCTACCTCATAGCGGCGGGGTTCGTGGCGCTCGTGCTTACCCTGGCCTACTGGCAGGTCTATGCCCGCGAGGAGGTCTCGAACAACCCCAAGAACTCGCTGCAGGCCGCGCGCAACCTGGAGTCCCCTCGCGGGCTGATACTCGCCCGCGACGGCGAGACCGTGCTCGCGGACAGCGTGCGGCGGGATAGCGAGGAAGGGTACTCCTACGACAGAGAGTATCCCGAGGGCGCGGCCTTCTCGAACATCATCGGCTACTCCAGCGTCATCTACGGCCAGGCCGGCGTCGAGGCGCGGCTCAACAGCGAGCTTACGGGCTCCGGCGACCCGCAGACCCTGGACGAGCTGATAAACCAGTCCACCGGCGGCCCCCGGGCCGGAAACAACGTCGAGCTGACAATAGACTCCGAGCTGCAGCAGCTCGCCTACGATGAGCTCTCCAAGACCGACAGTGGGCGCGGTTCGCTGGTCGCCTTCGAGCCGGACACGGGAGACGTGCTGGCTCTCGTAACCTATCCCTCCTACGACCCGGCGGTGGTGGATCAGGAGAACGGCTTCGCCGAGCTCCAGCAGGATGAGGACCTCCCGCTCATCAACCGGGCGACCCAGGCGCTGTATCCGCCCGGCTCGACCTTCAAGACCATCACCGCTTCGGCCGGGCTCAAGTCCGGCCTCACCCCGAAATCCGAGTTCTTCGACTCCGGCGAGTACCCGCTGCCCGGCTTCACCATAAGAAACTACAAGGGCGAGCAGTTCGGCGAGGTGACCCTGAGAGAGGCCCTGGTCGAGTCCATAAACGTGATCTTCTCCAAGATAGCCGTGGACGAGGTCGGTCCCCAGGACCTCGCCGCCATGGCCCGGGCTTTCGGCTTCGGCGACAATTATGACGACTTCCTCCTGCCGGTCGTCGCGAGCACGCTGGGCTCGGACCCCTCCACGTGGGTGCCGGGGAACACGGCCCCCATATCCTTCGGTCAGGAGAAGGTCGGCGCTAACGTGTTCGAGATGGCGATGGTCGCCGCGACTATCGCCAACGACGGGGACATGATGGAGCCCCGGCTGGTAAAGGAGGTCCGCTCCTCGGACGGCGTCATCCTGGACAGCCCCGCCCCAAAGGTGCGACGGTCGGACGTTATCTCGGAGGAGCACGCCGGGGAGATGAGCTCCATGATGCAGTCGGTCGTGGACGATCCTCCGCTCGGGAAGGCCCAGATCTCCGGTGTAGAGGTCGCCGGTAAGACCGGTACCGCGGAGGCCCCGCCCGGCGACCCGCACTCATGGTGGATCTCCTTCGCCCCCACCGACGAGCCCGAGATCGCGGTCGCCGCGATGGTCGAGAACGGCGGCGAGCTTGACGTGGACGGCAACGCCGACATCCCGGCCGTCGAGATAGGCACCACGATAACCAGCGCCTACCTCGATGCCGAGGCACAGGACGCCGGACAGAGCCAGGACAACCAGCAGGAGCAACAGGAGCAACAGGAGCAACAGAATCAGCAGGGTCAGCAGAACGGGCAGCAGTCGCAAGACCAGCCTCAACTCCAGCCGCCTCAGAACCAGCCGGGTGTACAGCCGCAGCGGCCGCAACAGGGGCGGCAGCCACAAAATCCCCAGAACCCGCAGAATCCACAGAGCCAGCAGAACCAGCCGCTGCCCAACCAGGTGCCGCAGGATCAGCTACCGCAGCAGAGTCTCCCGAACGGTCAGGAGTTCCGGGACCGGTTGGATCAGTTCGATCAGTTCAACCAGCGGTAGGCTATTCTCCGGGGCTTCCGAGGACCTCTAGAGGGTCGGGTCGGTCTCAGGTGAGGGCCAGCACCGCCAGAGCCACGGCCGCCAGGAGCACGGCGCACAGCAGACAGACGAGGTAGAGGAGACGCCGGGCGGCCTGTTCCCTGGGGCGGTAGATGTGATAACCCCCGGGAGCCTGGGAGAACGAGCCCGGTTTACGCCCCGTATGTCCCGGGGTGCGGGGCGAGCTCGGGGCCTGCTGGCGGCGGGGCCGGCTCTGTCTCTGGTCCGGACTGGGCTCCGGCCTCTCCCAGTGTCTTTGCTGTCGCGTCTGGTGGTACTCCATGAGCGGGGGGTAGGAGAGCCCCTCGGAGGTAAGGCCGGCCTGGGTGCCGCGCAGGAACCGGAGGTCCGAGGAGGTCTCCCTGGAGGCGTCCGCCGAAGGCGAGCGGAGCCCCCGCGAGACCCATATGCAGCTCACGAGGTTCCGCTCCTGCAACTCCTCGACGACCTCCCACACCCGCCACGCCGGCAGCCTGGAGACCTCCCGCAGAGAATCTAGGCTCGCGTAGCCTTCGTGGTGGCTGATCTCATCTCTCTTTTCGGCCCTTCGCGTGTACAGAAGATGCATGAGCAGGAGATGATCCCCATGGTCCCCGCGCACGGCCTCGTCCGGGCCCTCGGCCTCTGCCGGCTGATAATGGTTACCGTGATCCGCTGTGTACTCTTCCAAACCGCTATCCTACGATTCTTCCCTGGGGGCCACGGGCCCCGCGCCGGACACCGTCTATACGCCGCCAAACAGCACCGGGAGCCCTGTGACCGGACTCTCCTGAGCAATAGTATCAGAGCCACGAGTGGATCGCCGGTCGTGCTGGCGAGGCAGTCCGGGGGGTGCTAATCTCGCCGGGATTTGGTTTCAGGACCGACACACCGGATGCTGCTCGGGGCCCGAGGTCTGGCCCTGCTCCGGGACGTTGTGGGCTCCGGCCCGGCCCGCGAGATGCTCTGCCTGCTAGAGACTCTCTCCTCCGGCGAGGGGGAGGCCGGCGACGTTGCCCGCCGGGTCGGTAGGCTCTGGTCCGGGCTTGCCCGGGAGTGGGGCGTGGACGGGCCTACGCCGGACGCGTGGCGCTCGTACCTGATCCTGCGCGTACTGGACGACGAGAACCCCTGGAGCCTGGCCGCCGAACGGGGCGAGGAGATCAGCCCGGCGATACGGGGGCAGGCGGCGCGCGAGCTGGGCGTGCTGCAAGGGTTGTACGAGATCGGCTGCGCCGGGCTGCTGGCGATGGTCTCCCAGGTAGTTCCGGAGCTGGACGGCCTGTGGACGCCGCTCGGGGACGAGCCTACGGGAGGCTCCTCGCCGCGGCAGGAGACCGCCCGCTGGCTCGCGGAAGCCGGGGACTGGGGCGGCTGCGTCGCCGGGCTGGAGGCGTACTTCTCCGGCCACGGGGCCGGGGATCTCGGGCGATTCCGGGCGTTTCGCTGGCAGGACGGCGGCTTGGAGCCCGTGCGCGAGCCAGATCCCGTCAGCCTCTCCGAGCTCGGCGGCCACGAGGAGGAGCGCGGGCCGCTACTACGCAACACCGAGCGTTTCCTGGAGGGGCTACCGGCGAGTCATGTCCTGGTCTACGGGCAGCCGGGCACCGGGAAATCGTCGAACGTGAAGGCCGTGCTCGGCGCGTACGCCGACCGGGGGCTGCGCGCCGTGGAGGTAGCCCGCGAGGATCTCCCGGAGCTTCCCGCCGTGCTGGACGCGCTGCGCGGGCGCGGGGGTAGGTTCGTCGTGTTCGTGGACGATCTATCCTTCGAGGCCGAGGAGACCGGTTACAAGGCGCTAAAGGCGCTGCTGGAGGGCAGCCTACAGGCCCCGCCGGCGAACGTGCTGCTCTACGCCACCTCGAACCGGCGGAACCTGATCCGGGAGAGCTTTACCGAGCGTGACGAGGACGTACACGCCCAGGACACCGCCCGCGAGAAGCTCTCACTGGCGGCCCGCTTCGGCCTGCGCGTCACCTTTCTCGCCCCCGACCAGAAAAAGTACCTGCGGATGGTCGAGAACCTGGCGGATGTACGCGGCCTGAACCTGCCGAAAGAGGAGCTATACGAGAGGGCGCTAGCCTGGGAGCGCAGGATCTCGGCCCGCTCCGGGCGCACCGCGCGTCAGTTCGTGGACGAGCTACAGGCCAATCTAGCAGCGGACACATCCGGTGATGGAGATCCGTAGCATCCCCTCCAGCCCTGAGAGCCGGCGGGTGAGAAAGAAGCGCGCTTTCTCTTGTAGGTCGTGTAGTGTTGGACGCGGCTTTGACGATCAAACCGCGGGAGGGAGTACGTAATCGCACTCCTGCATCACGATTCGCTGGACGACCATCTTACGAGCGCCGGTGTACTAATGGCCGCCCTGATCCTGACTTTGCTCCTGGGGATGCTCGTCTACGTCGGGTGTTAGTAGCTCCCCCTCGCAGACGTACTCCGCCGGGCCGGTCATGTAGACGGGCTCCGGGCCGCCCGCCCACTCTACCCGCACCACGCCGCCGTCGAGCTCTACCTCCACGGGGCTCTTGGCCAGCCCGAGGTGTATCGCGGCGACGGCCACGGCGCAGGAGCCCGTGCCGGAGGCCAGCGTCTCGCCCGCGCCGCGCTCCCAGATCCTCATCCTCAAGTCGTGCCCGTCCCTGACGTGGATGAACTCCACGTTCGTGCCCGCCGGAAACGCCGGGTCGTGCTCCATGCGGGGGCCGATGCCGGGCAGATCCACCCCGTCCACGGCCTCGTCGGAGTCGAGAAACGCCACGGCGTGCGGATTACCCATCGAGACCCGGTGGAAGTCGTGGCCCGCGAGCGACAGCCCGGAATCCACCACCGGCGGCCCCATGTCCACCCGGGAGGAGCCGTCCTCGAAGACGGAGATCGCCTTTATTCCCGAGCCCGTCTCCACGGTAAGCTCCCCGCCTTCCGGGAACTCGACCAGCTCGTAGTCCCGGGCATAGCGGGCGAGGCACCGGATACCGTTGCCGCACATCTCGGCCTCGGAGCCGTCAGAGTTCAGGTAGATCATGCGCAGGTCCGCACTCTCGGAGCGCGCGGGAATCAGGATTCCGTCGGCCCCCACTCCGAAGTGCCGCTCGCAGGAGCGACGGGCGAGCCCCGCCAGGTCCTCGCCCTCGACTTCGCCGGGGTCGAAGATCAGGAAGTCGTTGCCGACGCCGTGCATCTTGGTAAATCTCATGCTGGGAGATTGTATCGTCAGAGGCCCCCGGATACTCTACTCTATGGTATACGGGAGCGTTTGGAGGAAGCTGTGACGGAGGGCGGCGGAGAGGTTTGCCTGGAGGAAGAGGTCGTGCGGCTGCACGAGCGGGGCTATTCCGCGGAGGAGATCTCGGCGGCTACCGGCCTGCAGACGGGATGGGTGGAGGAGGTGATCTCCCGCGGCGTCGAGGGGCGGGGATAGGGGAGCCCGCTGGTCCTGCTACCGCAGTCGCCGCAGTTGCCGCAGTTGCTGGCGGCGGGGTGCTCCATTTTCTCTCCCTTCCCTCCCGGGCCCGGCTTACCTTCTCAGCGTTATCAGGCGGCGCCGTACTCTTTGCTGGTGTGGACCTGGCCTCCGATCAGGGTCAGGGGGTGGCGCTCCATTATGTCCAGGGTTTCCTCCGGGTCCATGTCGCTGAGGCTGTACTGACAGATAGCCATGAGCGGCACACCCTTGACGTTGACGATCTCATCCGCCTTCTCCTCGAACTCCAGCGCCCTGTCGCCGCCGGGCACGTTGCGCGTTAGCCAGGGGACGTCAGCGGAGAGCCTGAGCCCGGCGTACCCGGCTTCGAGCGTCTGCCCGAAGAGACCTTTTATGGCCTCGACGAGGTGATCCGGATCGAACTCCTCCCCGTTTTTCAGGAGGTCCTCCCGGTCCGACAGAAAAACCAGATCTCCGCGGGAGACGGCGCCTTCCGCGTCCACTCCGCTCGCGGCGAGCGTCTGCCGGATGGTGCGCGCGGACTCCTCCGGGGCTATGTACGCGCACCGCTCGCCGCGACCGAGCCCGGTCTCGAAGGCGAGGGCCAGCGTCTGTAGCACCCTTTCGGGGCCGTCCTGCATGGCGCACACGTGGGCCCCCACGTCTAGCATCTGTTGCTCGTCGGTGAATGGCACTCTGGACTCCGTCATGCTGTCCCTCCCTTTCCGGCTGGTACTCTGGCTCTAGCGTCTGATGACGCGTTTCATCGAATCTATGACGCGGGGGTCGAACTGCGTGCCCGCGTTGCGCTCCAGCTCCTCTAACGCCGTCTCATGGCTCATGGCCTCTCTGTAGGGCCTGTCGTTGGTCATGGCGTCGTAGGCGTCGACCACGGAGATGATCCTGGCCTCGACGGGTGTATCCTCGCCGGCATTTCCCCTGGGATAACCGCCGCCGTCGAACCGCTCGTGGTGGGAGAGCACGGCCTCCGAGATACTCTCGAACCCCGCGATGCTGGCGAGTATGTCCGCCCCGATTACCGGGTGCCGGCGCATGACGGCCCACTCTTTTTCCGAGAGGGCGCCCGGCTTGTTGAGGATGAAGTCGGGGATACCGATCTTGCCGATGTCGTGTAGTACCGCCGCGTAGCGGGCGGTGCGGGCCTCCGAGGGCCCGAGGCCGAGGTCCAGGGCGACAGTCTCCGCGAGGCTCTGGGTGCGGCCTATGTGCTCGCCGGTGGTGCCGTCCCGGGACTCCAGCGCCGCCGACAGGGCCAGTATGGCTTCGAGGTCCCGGTGCTCCAGGGCGGCGTGGAGCCGGCTCCGCTCCTGGGCGTGGGAGAGCTGGCGGGCGACGAGCCGCAGGGATGCCACCTCCGACTCCTCGTAGCCCTTCTCCTCGCGGAACAGCAGGACAGATCCCGCCTGCTGGTTTTGCCCTCCGAATGGCACGCCGGCGGCGCATCCTCCCTCTATCCGGCCCTGCCACCCGCGACGGCCCGGAGGCCCCAGGCCCACCAGCTCGTCCAGGGCCTCCGGAAAGTCCTCGAAACCCGCGGAAGCGACCGGCTCGCCGTCGCCGTCCAGGACCGCCCCCGCCCGGGAGTCGAGCAGCTCTATCGTCAGGGTCAGCACGGCCCGGTATATCTCCTCTTCGTCCAGGGTCCGCGAGAGCGCCTCGGAGGCGAGCTGCACGACGCTGGCCTGGGCGGAACGGCGGGCCGCCGTCGAGTGGGCCTCGGCGGTCGAGACCGCGAGCGAGAGCACGTCGGCCACTGGTAGGAGCTCCTCCCGGACCCCGGGCTCCGCGCTCTCGCGGTCGGTATAGAAGAGCATCCTGCCGACCCGGACCTTGTCCCTCAGGATCGGGACCTCCGGCGGTCGCGCCTGGCGGGTCTCTTCCCCCGAGGAGACCCTGATCTCTTCCCCTCCGACCCGGGCCTCGATTACCAGGGCGTCGAGGTCCAGCGCCTGCGTCAGAGACCGGGCGGTATCCGCGAGCCCGTCGCCGAGGTTTTCGGGCTCCGCCGCCACTCTCCGGGCGAGATCGGAGGCTACGGCCAGCGCACTGGGCCGCGAGGCTTGCGCCGTGCGCCCGTTTTGACCGTTCCGGTCTCCGCCGGTTTCCAATCTCTGGACCATTGCAGGCATTATCGTCCGGCGGGACGGATGGCTTTAATAACCCCTTACCCTGAGTGGCTAGCCTGGCTAGCCGCCGTCGTGTACGTGGCCCCCGAGGTGACGGGCTAGGAACTCCTCGGCGGCGGCGTAGAACCTCAGGCGGTTCTCGGGACGGGCGAAGCCGTGGCCCTCGTCCTCGAAGAGCAGGTACTCGTGGTCGAGGCCCTTCTCCCGCAGGGCGGCCACGATCTGCTCGGACTCCTGCTGCTTGACGCGCGGGTCGTTGGCTCCCTGGGCTATGAGTATCGGTATCCCGATGTCGTCCACGTAGAACAGTGGCGAGCGGCTTTCGAGAAACTCGGGCTCGTTGTCCGGGTCGCCGACGCGCTCGGTGAACGTCGAGCGCAGGGTGGACCAGTACGGCGGGATGCTCTGTATGAGCGTGATCAGGTTGGACGGCCCCACGATGTCCACGGCACACCGGAACACCTCCGGGGTGAACGCGGCCCCGGCTAGCGCGGCGTACCCGCCGTAGGAGCCGCCGAAGATCGCAACCCTCTCCGGGTCGGCGATGCCCTCCGACACCACCCACCGCACGGCGTCCACGAGGTCGTCGTGCATGTCCGCGCCCCACTCGCGGTCGCCGGCGTTTACGAACTGTTTGCCGTAGCCGGTGGAGCCCCGGAAGTTTACCTGCAGACAGGCGTAGCCCCGGTTTGCGAGCCACTGGGCCTCGGGGTTGTAGCCCCACATGTCCCGGGCCCACGGACCGCCGTGGACGTTCAGCACGACGGGCAGCTCCGAGGCGGCCGCGCCGGGGGGCAGGGTCAGGTAGCCGTGGATCTCCAGCCCGTCGCGGGCGGCGAAGGAGACGGGCTCCATGCTCGCCAGGGTGTAGCCCGCCAGGTCCGAGCGGGAGTCGAACAGGTGCGCCCCGCCCTTGGCCTCGCGGTCATAGTAGAAGTAGGCCGCCGGGCCGTCGTCGGCGTCGAAGGCCACGAGCCAGCGGCGGTCGGCGTGGTCGCGGCTCACCACGGCGAGGTCCCCCGGGTGCAGGGAGCGTAGCGCCTTGAAGTCCTCCCGCACGGCGTCACCGAGCACCACCCACTCGGTGCGCGCCCGCACGAAGGCGACGGCCTCGACCTCGCGGCTCTCGGGGTTCAGCTCCACGCCGCCGACGTCGTACTGCGGGTCCTCGGCTATCGTGTCCGTCTCCCCGCTTTGTGGGTCGAGGACGACGAGCCGGGAGGCGTTGGCCTCGCGGGAGTCGAGCAGGTACATCCGCGAGCCGTCGCCGGTAAACCCGAGCGGCCCGCTGTTCAGGCTATCCTCCCGGTCCCAGCGCAGTAGTTCGCGCCACCCGTCGGCCTCGGCCTCCCGGTACAGGAGGTCCGAGCCCCCGTCCGGGCGGGTGCGCACGGCGGCCCGCACCCGCAGGTCCTCGTCGGCTTCCCAGCCGGATATATCTCCGGGGTTCTCGGCGGCTAGCTCCAGCCCGCCGGTCGCGACCGTGAGACGGTGGGCGTCGTGCAGGCGCTCGTCGCGGTCGTTGAGGCCGACCAGGATCTCGCCCGGCCTGCGGCGGCTGCGCCCGATCACCTGCGCCTGAACTCCCTCGAACGGGGTGAGGTCCCGCGCCTCGCCGGGCTCGTTCGAGCCGGGGTCCACGGCGTACAGCCGCCAGTTCTCGTCGCCGTCCCGGTCTTGGAGGTAGACGAGATGCTCGTTATCCTCCGTCCAGAAGTAGGCCCGGATGCCCCGGCTCCGGTCATCGGTGACGGGCGTAAAGTCCCGTTCGAGGTCGCCGTCCACCGGCCCGACCCAGACGTTCAGGACGCCCTCCACCGGCGCGAGAAACGAGAGCCTGCCGCCATCGGGCGAGAGCCGGGCCTGCGCCCGCTCGGGGTTGCCGAATAGGACCTCGCGGGGTATAAGCCTCGCCTGTTGCCCTTGCGACGATGCCTGTGTCAACTCGGTGCCGCCTTTCTGCATCTCTCTAACTGGCTCCGGTGGATGTGCGGCTATTGTACCCGTGCGCGTCTTCGTACAGGGATAAGAGGGGCAGAGGGAGATGATCCGCCGCGCATGGCCGACCCGGCTCCGGCCTGATCACCAGGCACCACCGAGCAATCCTAGCTGGCGGTCCAGGAGAGCCACCTGCGTCTCCGCCGGTAGCCGGTCGGGCTCCAGGGTCGCCTGCAGGCCAATGCCGTCCACCACGACCACCAGGGCGTCCGCCTCCCGGGCCGCGTCGAGCCCCGCTGGGAGCGTGCCCTCCCTCTGGCAGGCCGCGATCATATCCCGGACCAGCCCGCGCCACCGCTCGTACCAGCGGCGCTGCTCGGCGGCCAGGGTCTCATCCGCCGCCGCCCTACCCCAGAAGGCGAGCCACACCCGCCACTCGTCGCGCCGCGCATCGTCCAGGGGCAGACAGCCCGCGAGCCCCGCCCGCAGCGCCTCTGGCGAGGCTGCACCGTCCCGTCCCTCGACCTTAACTACTTTCTCGGCCCTCTCGAAAGTCTCGGCGGCCAGCTCGACAGAGACGCGCAAGGCGTAGAGGAGCATCTCGTCCTTGTCGGAGAAGTAGTGGGAGAGCACCCCGGTCGAGTAACCGGCCTCCTCCGCGATGTCGCGCACCGTCACGGCGTCGAGCCCCACACGCCCGACCGCCCGCCACACGGCGCGCGCGATCTCACGCCGCCGCGACTCGTGATCCACAACCTTCGGCATCCCTAGAATTCTAGCGTTTTATATTATAATAAACATCCGAAATAAAAGGAGGTGCGGGATGGGTTGGTTGTATCTGGTAGCCGCGATCCTGGCGGAGGTTGCCGGGACGACGAGCATGAAGTTGTCGGAGGGGTTCACGAGGCTCGGGCCTTCGGTGGCGATATTCTTGCTGTACGGGGTGGCGTTCGTGCTCCTGACGCTGGCGCTAAAGAGCTTCGACGTGAGCGTCGCGTATGCGGTGTGGGCGGGGCTCGGGGTCGCCCTGATCTCACTCGTGGGAGTCCTGTACTTTCAGGAGCCGCTG encodes the following:
- a CDS encoding S9 family peptidase: MTQASSQGQQARLIPREVLFGNPERAQARLSPDGGRLSFLAPVEGVLNVWVGPVDGDLERDFTPVTDDRSRGIRAYFWTEDNEHLVYLQDRDGDENWRLYAVDPGSNEPGEARDLTPFEGVQAQVIGRSRRRPGEILVGLNDRDERLHDAHRLTVATGGLELAAENPGDISGWEADEDLRVRAAVRTRPDGGSDLLYREAEADGWRELLRWDREDSLNSGPLGFTGDGSRMYLLDSREANASRLVVLDPQSGETDTIAEDPQYDVGGVELNPESREVEAVAFVRARTEWVVLGDAVREDFKALRSLHPGDLAVVSRDHADRRWLVAFDADDGPAAYFYYDREAKGGAHLFDSRSDLAGYTLASMEPVSFAARDGLEIHGYLTLPPGAAASELPVVLNVHGGPWARDMWGYNPEAQWLANRGYACLQVNFRGSTGYGKQFVNAGDREWGADMHDDLVDAVRWVVSEGIADPERVAIFGGSYGGYAALAGAAFTPEVFRCAVDIVGPSNLITLIQSIPPYWSTLRSTFTERVGDPDNEPEFLESRSPLFYVDDIGIPILIAQGANDPRVKQQESEQIVAALREKGLDHEYLLFEDEGHGFARPENRLRFYAAAEEFLARHLGGHVHDGG
- a CDS encoding TetR/AcrR family transcriptional regulator yields the protein MPKVVDHESRRREIARAVWRAVGRVGLDAVTVRDIAEEAGYSTGVLSHYFSDKDEMLLYALRVSVELAAETFERAEKVVKVEGRDGAASPEALRAGLAGCLPLDDARRDEWRVWLAFWGRAAADETLAAEQRRWYERWRGLVRDMIAACQREGTLPAGLDAAREADALVVVVDGIGLQATLEPDRLPAETQVALLDRQLGLLGGAW
- a CDS encoding DMT family transporter, whose translation is MGWLYLVAAILAEVAGTTSMKLSEGFTRLGPSVAIFLLYGVAFVLLTLALKSFDVSVAYAVWAGLGVALISLVGVLYFQEPLTALKVGSLLLIVAGVVGLNLGGAH